The following coding sequences lie in one Cloeon dipterum chromosome 1, ieCloDipt1.1, whole genome shotgun sequence genomic window:
- the LOC135948113 gene encoding centrosomal protein of 104 kDa isoform X1: MPYKITFDVIFSSSEVDGFRASELNNPTPTTSGWRSAPHAPFPQELILLLHAKAALQRVQLLAHQFLIPSRVEFFIAECGEEQAKSGNFSQASFQYLGFVTLSDNQGTAFQARELKSVTLPCCGRLLKLVLHANHPNDLNVHEQVSLMALSLLGQWTEDNNNSLNGNTCEAESPRRNDEHDNAANNNTLVSNPQYTSPYDDLAFEMYVDPEAAKIIRQMEKRKQEAVMTGERFEYARKLKQAMEELRRAGERLGKFELEKRQAISMEHFGKAKLKKAQMDDYREQVYNFLEIPVLLELNGYHSKNDAPVDTSKRRELPPPPRLRPKSRDPSPHAGDSQHLKNGNIPNNSRNGTTQHSPPGATTVALIKRRGARNTFEAYEERALPALKNSHQRAEELLQDNYDPERYYCLSDREKRQATLPISVFGTILVKKFYSKQFADREDGLRLLREELTRPATDACNGFEKHSANKTARAAIFLLHRALKDKVYAVYTLAADVLRLFFVQFVPTRRVAGGEVSRSIERVLPELLSKSGDNTPRIHNMAVQTILDIADCPDVKTVNLIPTHLTKPLTNTTHPRLALSKMEMVEQLILKIGISSNKQSGMTCRSLTEFGSSGLHHPSEPVRKVAERVLILVYHVNPRIVRKALPPDDELTRRNLLYRHLFAEFERIDITRKQEIMLQSQREEAEAAETASASAVSTKASSTTQKMRKTRSAMSQIARYTANSTPSPAHTSSGSSSASALTSPGTEVTSRGQPSPTASEERKSAFRMCIFCKKRDASFTEQGLNVHYWKSCPMLTRCNHCRQVIEVACLTRHLLEVCEVRRTYRKCRRCLEAISVDAYEEHITSRRCALAEPESKGSRCPFCHLNIPPWEDGWRAHLTGPRPCSAHPRLKHLVPGLVAGSKIPKPMFNLSGSLRRTGNTPVSSPKGTPRSKRKTLH; the protein is encoded by the exons ATGCCGTACAAAATTACTTTCGACGTAATCTTTTCGTCCA gtGAGGTGGACGGCTTTCGCGCGTCGGAGTTGAACAACCCGACTCCAACCACCAGTGGATGGCGGAGCGCGCCTCACGCACCCTTCCCTCAGGAGCTGATCCTGCTGCTGCACGCGAAAGCGGCGTTGCAGAGGGTGCAGCTGCTCGCTCATCAGTTTTTGATTC CATCCAGGGTCGAGTTTTTCATCGCCGAGTGCGGAGAGGAGCAGGCCAAGAGCGGCAACTTTTCGCAGGCGTCGTTCCAGTACCTGGGCTTCGTTACCCTCTCGGATAATCAGGGCACTGCCTTCCAGGCGCGAGAACTCAAGTCTGTGACGCTGCCGTGCTGCGGCCGCCTGCTCAAACTCGTGCTGCACGCCAACCACCCCAACGATTTAAACGTCCACGAGCAG GTGAGTTTGATGGCTTTGAGTCTCCTGGGCCAGTGGACGGAGGACAATAACAACTCTCTGAATGGAAACACGTGCGAAGCCGAGTCTCCGCGTCGCAACGACGAGCACGACAACGCTGCCAACAACAACACGTTGGTCAGCAATCCGCAGTACACGTCTCCCTACGACGACCTGGCCTTCGAGATGTACGTGGACCCTGAGGCCGCCAAGATCATCAGGCAGATGGAGAAGAGAAAGCAGGAAGCCGTCATGA CAGGCGAGCGATTCGAGTACGCAAGGAAGCTGAAACAAGCCATGGAAGAGCTGCGTCGCGCTGGCGAGAGACTCGGCAAATTCGAGCTGGAGAAGAGACAGGCCATCAGCATGGAACACTTCGGCAAGGCCAAGCTGAAGAAGGCACAAATGGATGACTACCGAGAGCAAGTCTACAATTTCCTAGAGATTCCCGTTCTGCTCGAGTTGAATGGG TATCATTCAAAGAATGATGCGCCCGTGGACACGAGCAAGAGACGCGAgctgcctccgccgccgaGACTGCGTCCGAAATCGCGTGACCCGTCGCCTCACGCCGGCGACAGCCAGCACCTGAAAAACGGCAACATTCCGAACAACAGCAGGAACGGCACCACCCAACACTCACCCCCAGGAGCGACCACGGTGGCGCTTATCAAGAGACGGGGCGCGCGAAACACTTTTGAGGCTTACGAAGAGCGCGCCTTGCCCGCGCTCAAAAA CAGTCACCAGCGTGCAGAGGAGCTGCTGCAGGACAACTACGATCCTGAGAGGTACTACTGCCTGAGCGACAGGGAAAAGAGACAAGCGACCCTGCCCATCTCTGTTTTTGGTACCATTTTGGTga AGAAATTTTACTCGAAGCAATTCGCTGACCGAGAAGACGGCCTGCGACTTCTCCGCGAAGAACTAACCCGTCCAGCCACAGACGCTTGCAACGGCTTTGAAAAGCACTCGGCCAACAAGACTGCCAGAGCAGCCATTTTCCTACTGCACCGAGCCCTCAAGGACAAAGTTTACGCCGTCTACACTCTGGCAGCAGACGTTCTGCGCCTTTTTTTCGTTCAGTTCGTGCCTACAAGGCG AGTTGCAGGTGGGGAAGTTTCAAGAAGCATCGAAAGAGTTTTGCCGGAACTTTTATCCAAGAGCGGCGACAACACTCCTCGCATCCATAATATGGCGGTGCAGACTATATTGGATATTGCCGACTGTCCAGATGTCAA AACTGTCAACCTTATCCCGACCCATTTGACGAAGCCCTTGACCAACACCACGCACCCAAGACTGGCCCTGAGCAAAATGGAAATGGTCGAACAGTTGATACTGAAAATAGGAATTTCTAGTAATAAGCAAAG TGGAATGACTTGTAGGAGTTTGACTGAATTTGGCTCGTCTGGCCTACACCATCCTTCGGAGCCAGTGAGGAAGGTTGCTGAGCGAGTTTTAATCTTAGTTTACCACGTGAACCCAAGGATTGTGAGAAAAGCGCTTCCGCCTGATGACGAGCTTACGAGGAGAAATCTGCTCTACCGCCATCTCTTCGCAGAATTCGAGAGAATTGATATTACG AGAAAGCAAGAAATCATGCTGCAAAGCCAGCGAGAGGAGGCGGAAGCCGCCGAAACGGCATCTGCGTCTGCCGTCTCGACGAAAGCATCGTCTACAACGCAAAAAATGCGGAAGACGCGCAGTGCGATGTCCCAAATCGCGAGGTACACAGCCAACTCGACACCTTCGCCAGCGCACACCAGCTCCGGCTCGAGTTCTGCGTCGGCGCTGACCTCACCTGGCACAGAGGTCACGTCCAGGGGACAACCGTCGCCGACCGCGTCAGAGGAGAG GAAATCTGCTTTCAGGATGtgcattttctgcaaaaagagAGACGCCTCGTTCACTGAGCAGGGCCTCAACGTCCACTACTGGAAGTCCTGCCCAATGCTGACGCGGTGCAACCACTGCAGACAAGTCATCGAGGTCGCCTGCCTGACCAGGCATCTTCTTG AGGTATGCGAGGTTCGCAGGACCTACAGGAAGTGCCGAAGATGTTTGGAAGCAATATCCGTCGATGCGTATGAAGAACACATCACTTCCAGGCGTTGCGCTT TGGCTGAACCCGAATCCAAAGGCAGCCGCTGCCCATTTTGCCACCTAAACATTCCGCCCTGGGAAGACGGCTGGAGGGCTCACCTGACAGGTCCAAGACCATGCTCGGCGCATCCGCGACTCAAACACCTGGTCCCTG GCCTTGTGGCAGGCTCCAAAATCCCCAAGCCGATGTTCAACCTGTCTGGTTCCTTGAGGCGAACAGGCAACACGCCCGTGAGCTCACCCAAAGGCACACCTAGATCCAAGCGAAAGACCTTGCATTGA
- the LOC135948113 gene encoding centrosomal protein of 104 kDa isoform X5 yields MPYKITFDVIFSSSEVDGFRASELNNPTPTTSGWRSAPHAPFPQELILLLHAKAALQRVQLLAHQFLIPSRVEFFIAECGEEQAKSGNFSQASFQYLGFVTLSDNQGTAFQARELKSVTLPCCGRLLKLVLHANHPNDLNVHEQVSLMALSLLGQWTEDNNNSLNGNTCEAESPRRNDEHDNAANNNTLVSNPQYTSPYDDLAFEMYVDPEAAKIIRQMEKRKQEAVMTGERFEYARKLKQAMEELRRAGERLGKFELEKRQAISMEHFGKAKLKKAQMDDYREQVYNFLEIPVLLELNGYHSKNDAPVDTSKRRELPPPPRLRPKSRDPSPHAGDSQHLKNGNIPNNSRNGTTQHSPPGATTVALIKRRGARNTFEAYEERALPALKNSHQRAEELLQDNYDPERYYCLSDREKRQATLPISVFGTILVKKFYSKQFADREDGLRLLREELTRPATDACNGFEKHSANKTARAAIFLLHRALKDKVYAVYTLAADVLRLFFVQFVPTRRVAGGEVSRSIERVLPELLSKSGDNTPRIHNMAVQTILDIADCPDVKTVNLIPTHLTKPLTNTTHPRLALSKMEMVEQLILKIGISSNKQSGMTCRSLTEFGSSGLHHPSEPVRKVAERVLILVYHVNPRIVRKALPPDDELTRRNLLYRHLFAEFERIDITRKQEIMLQSQREEAEAAETASASAVSTKASSTTQKMRKTRSAMSQIARYTANSTPSPAHTSSGSSSASALTSPGTEVTSRGQPSPTASEERMCIFCKKRDASFTEQGLNVHYWKSCPMLTRCNHCRQVIEVACLTRHLLEVCEVRRTYRKCRRCLEAISVDAYEEHITSRRCALAEPESKGSRCPFCHLNIPPWEDGWRAHLTGPRPCSAHPRLKHLVPGLVAGSKIPKPMFNLSGSLRRTGNTPVSSPKGTPRSKRKTLH; encoded by the exons ATGCCGTACAAAATTACTTTCGACGTAATCTTTTCGTCCA gtGAGGTGGACGGCTTTCGCGCGTCGGAGTTGAACAACCCGACTCCAACCACCAGTGGATGGCGGAGCGCGCCTCACGCACCCTTCCCTCAGGAGCTGATCCTGCTGCTGCACGCGAAAGCGGCGTTGCAGAGGGTGCAGCTGCTCGCTCATCAGTTTTTGATTC CATCCAGGGTCGAGTTTTTCATCGCCGAGTGCGGAGAGGAGCAGGCCAAGAGCGGCAACTTTTCGCAGGCGTCGTTCCAGTACCTGGGCTTCGTTACCCTCTCGGATAATCAGGGCACTGCCTTCCAGGCGCGAGAACTCAAGTCTGTGACGCTGCCGTGCTGCGGCCGCCTGCTCAAACTCGTGCTGCACGCCAACCACCCCAACGATTTAAACGTCCACGAGCAG GTGAGTTTGATGGCTTTGAGTCTCCTGGGCCAGTGGACGGAGGACAATAACAACTCTCTGAATGGAAACACGTGCGAAGCCGAGTCTCCGCGTCGCAACGACGAGCACGACAACGCTGCCAACAACAACACGTTGGTCAGCAATCCGCAGTACACGTCTCCCTACGACGACCTGGCCTTCGAGATGTACGTGGACCCTGAGGCCGCCAAGATCATCAGGCAGATGGAGAAGAGAAAGCAGGAAGCCGTCATGA CAGGCGAGCGATTCGAGTACGCAAGGAAGCTGAAACAAGCCATGGAAGAGCTGCGTCGCGCTGGCGAGAGACTCGGCAAATTCGAGCTGGAGAAGAGACAGGCCATCAGCATGGAACACTTCGGCAAGGCCAAGCTGAAGAAGGCACAAATGGATGACTACCGAGAGCAAGTCTACAATTTCCTAGAGATTCCCGTTCTGCTCGAGTTGAATGGG TATCATTCAAAGAATGATGCGCCCGTGGACACGAGCAAGAGACGCGAgctgcctccgccgccgaGACTGCGTCCGAAATCGCGTGACCCGTCGCCTCACGCCGGCGACAGCCAGCACCTGAAAAACGGCAACATTCCGAACAACAGCAGGAACGGCACCACCCAACACTCACCCCCAGGAGCGACCACGGTGGCGCTTATCAAGAGACGGGGCGCGCGAAACACTTTTGAGGCTTACGAAGAGCGCGCCTTGCCCGCGCTCAAAAA CAGTCACCAGCGTGCAGAGGAGCTGCTGCAGGACAACTACGATCCTGAGAGGTACTACTGCCTGAGCGACAGGGAAAAGAGACAAGCGACCCTGCCCATCTCTGTTTTTGGTACCATTTTGGTga AGAAATTTTACTCGAAGCAATTCGCTGACCGAGAAGACGGCCTGCGACTTCTCCGCGAAGAACTAACCCGTCCAGCCACAGACGCTTGCAACGGCTTTGAAAAGCACTCGGCCAACAAGACTGCCAGAGCAGCCATTTTCCTACTGCACCGAGCCCTCAAGGACAAAGTTTACGCCGTCTACACTCTGGCAGCAGACGTTCTGCGCCTTTTTTTCGTTCAGTTCGTGCCTACAAGGCG AGTTGCAGGTGGGGAAGTTTCAAGAAGCATCGAAAGAGTTTTGCCGGAACTTTTATCCAAGAGCGGCGACAACACTCCTCGCATCCATAATATGGCGGTGCAGACTATATTGGATATTGCCGACTGTCCAGATGTCAA AACTGTCAACCTTATCCCGACCCATTTGACGAAGCCCTTGACCAACACCACGCACCCAAGACTGGCCCTGAGCAAAATGGAAATGGTCGAACAGTTGATACTGAAAATAGGAATTTCTAGTAATAAGCAAAG TGGAATGACTTGTAGGAGTTTGACTGAATTTGGCTCGTCTGGCCTACACCATCCTTCGGAGCCAGTGAGGAAGGTTGCTGAGCGAGTTTTAATCTTAGTTTACCACGTGAACCCAAGGATTGTGAGAAAAGCGCTTCCGCCTGATGACGAGCTTACGAGGAGAAATCTGCTCTACCGCCATCTCTTCGCAGAATTCGAGAGAATTGATATTACG AGAAAGCAAGAAATCATGCTGCAAAGCCAGCGAGAGGAGGCGGAAGCCGCCGAAACGGCATCTGCGTCTGCCGTCTCGACGAAAGCATCGTCTACAACGCAAAAAATGCGGAAGACGCGCAGTGCGATGTCCCAAATCGCGAGGTACACAGCCAACTCGACACCTTCGCCAGCGCACACCAGCTCCGGCTCGAGTTCTGCGTCGGCGCTGACCTCACCTGGCACAGAGGTCACGTCCAGGGGACAACCGTCGCCGACCGCGTCAGAGGAGAG GATGtgcattttctgcaaaaagagAGACGCCTCGTTCACTGAGCAGGGCCTCAACGTCCACTACTGGAAGTCCTGCCCAATGCTGACGCGGTGCAACCACTGCAGACAAGTCATCGAGGTCGCCTGCCTGACCAGGCATCTTCTTG AGGTATGCGAGGTTCGCAGGACCTACAGGAAGTGCCGAAGATGTTTGGAAGCAATATCCGTCGATGCGTATGAAGAACACATCACTTCCAGGCGTTGCGCTT TGGCTGAACCCGAATCCAAAGGCAGCCGCTGCCCATTTTGCCACCTAAACATTCCGCCCTGGGAAGACGGCTGGAGGGCTCACCTGACAGGTCCAAGACCATGCTCGGCGCATCCGCGACTCAAACACCTGGTCCCTG GCCTTGTGGCAGGCTCCAAAATCCCCAAGCCGATGTTCAACCTGTCTGGTTCCTTGAGGCGAACAGGCAACACGCCCGTGAGCTCACCCAAAGGCACACCTAGATCCAAGCGAAAGACCTTGCATTGA
- the LOC135948113 gene encoding centrosomal protein of 104 kDa isoform X3: MPYKITFDVIFSSSEVDGFRASELNNPTPTTSGWRSAPHAPFPQELILLLHAKAALQRVQLLAHQFLIPSRVEFFIAECGEEQAKSGNFSQASFQYLGFVTLSDNQGTAFQARELKSVTLPCCGRLLKLVLHANHPNDLNVHEQVSLMALSLLGQWTEDNNNSLNGNTCEAESPRRNDEHDNAANNNTLVSNPQYTSPYDDLAFEMYVDPEAAKIIRQMEKRKQEAVMSERFEYARKLKQAMEELRRAGERLGKFELEKRQAISMEHFGKAKLKKAQMDDYREQVYNFLEIPVLLELNGYHSKNDAPVDTSKRRELPPPPRLRPKSRDPSPHAGDSQHLKNGNIPNNSRNGTTQHSPPGATTVALIKRRGARNTFEAYEERALPALKNSHQRAEELLQDNYDPERYYCLSDREKRQATLPISVFGTILVKKFYSKQFADREDGLRLLREELTRPATDACNGFEKHSANKTARAAIFLLHRALKDKVYAVYTLAADVLRLFFVQFVPTRRVAGGEVSRSIERVLPELLSKSGDNTPRIHNMAVQTILDIADCPDVKTVNLIPTHLTKPLTNTTHPRLALSKMEMVEQLILKIGISSNKQSGMTCRSLTEFGSSGLHHPSEPVRKVAERVLILVYHVNPRIVRKALPPDDELTRRNLLYRHLFAEFERIDITRKQEIMLQSQREEAEAAETASASAVSTKASSTTQKMRKTRSAMSQIARYTANSTPSPAHTSSGSSSASALTSPGTEVTSRGQPSPTASEERKSAFRMCIFCKKRDASFTEQGLNVHYWKSCPMLTRCNHCRQVIEVACLTRHLLEVCEVRRTYRKCRRCLEAISVDAYEEHITSRRCALAEPESKGSRCPFCHLNIPPWEDGWRAHLTGPRPCSAHPRLKHLVPGLVAGSKIPKPMFNLSGSLRRTGNTPVSSPKGTPRSKRKTLH; this comes from the exons ATGCCGTACAAAATTACTTTCGACGTAATCTTTTCGTCCA gtGAGGTGGACGGCTTTCGCGCGTCGGAGTTGAACAACCCGACTCCAACCACCAGTGGATGGCGGAGCGCGCCTCACGCACCCTTCCCTCAGGAGCTGATCCTGCTGCTGCACGCGAAAGCGGCGTTGCAGAGGGTGCAGCTGCTCGCTCATCAGTTTTTGATTC CATCCAGGGTCGAGTTTTTCATCGCCGAGTGCGGAGAGGAGCAGGCCAAGAGCGGCAACTTTTCGCAGGCGTCGTTCCAGTACCTGGGCTTCGTTACCCTCTCGGATAATCAGGGCACTGCCTTCCAGGCGCGAGAACTCAAGTCTGTGACGCTGCCGTGCTGCGGCCGCCTGCTCAAACTCGTGCTGCACGCCAACCACCCCAACGATTTAAACGTCCACGAGCAG GTGAGTTTGATGGCTTTGAGTCTCCTGGGCCAGTGGACGGAGGACAATAACAACTCTCTGAATGGAAACACGTGCGAAGCCGAGTCTCCGCGTCGCAACGACGAGCACGACAACGCTGCCAACAACAACACGTTGGTCAGCAATCCGCAGTACACGTCTCCCTACGACGACCTGGCCTTCGAGATGTACGTGGACCCTGAGGCCGCCAAGATCATCAGGCAGATGGAGAAGAGAAAGCAGGAAGCCGTCATGA GCGAGCGATTCGAGTACGCAAGGAAGCTGAAACAAGCCATGGAAGAGCTGCGTCGCGCTGGCGAGAGACTCGGCAAATTCGAGCTGGAGAAGAGACAGGCCATCAGCATGGAACACTTCGGCAAGGCCAAGCTGAAGAAGGCACAAATGGATGACTACCGAGAGCAAGTCTACAATTTCCTAGAGATTCCCGTTCTGCTCGAGTTGAATGGG TATCATTCAAAGAATGATGCGCCCGTGGACACGAGCAAGAGACGCGAgctgcctccgccgccgaGACTGCGTCCGAAATCGCGTGACCCGTCGCCTCACGCCGGCGACAGCCAGCACCTGAAAAACGGCAACATTCCGAACAACAGCAGGAACGGCACCACCCAACACTCACCCCCAGGAGCGACCACGGTGGCGCTTATCAAGAGACGGGGCGCGCGAAACACTTTTGAGGCTTACGAAGAGCGCGCCTTGCCCGCGCTCAAAAA CAGTCACCAGCGTGCAGAGGAGCTGCTGCAGGACAACTACGATCCTGAGAGGTACTACTGCCTGAGCGACAGGGAAAAGAGACAAGCGACCCTGCCCATCTCTGTTTTTGGTACCATTTTGGTga AGAAATTTTACTCGAAGCAATTCGCTGACCGAGAAGACGGCCTGCGACTTCTCCGCGAAGAACTAACCCGTCCAGCCACAGACGCTTGCAACGGCTTTGAAAAGCACTCGGCCAACAAGACTGCCAGAGCAGCCATTTTCCTACTGCACCGAGCCCTCAAGGACAAAGTTTACGCCGTCTACACTCTGGCAGCAGACGTTCTGCGCCTTTTTTTCGTTCAGTTCGTGCCTACAAGGCG AGTTGCAGGTGGGGAAGTTTCAAGAAGCATCGAAAGAGTTTTGCCGGAACTTTTATCCAAGAGCGGCGACAACACTCCTCGCATCCATAATATGGCGGTGCAGACTATATTGGATATTGCCGACTGTCCAGATGTCAA AACTGTCAACCTTATCCCGACCCATTTGACGAAGCCCTTGACCAACACCACGCACCCAAGACTGGCCCTGAGCAAAATGGAAATGGTCGAACAGTTGATACTGAAAATAGGAATTTCTAGTAATAAGCAAAG TGGAATGACTTGTAGGAGTTTGACTGAATTTGGCTCGTCTGGCCTACACCATCCTTCGGAGCCAGTGAGGAAGGTTGCTGAGCGAGTTTTAATCTTAGTTTACCACGTGAACCCAAGGATTGTGAGAAAAGCGCTTCCGCCTGATGACGAGCTTACGAGGAGAAATCTGCTCTACCGCCATCTCTTCGCAGAATTCGAGAGAATTGATATTACG AGAAAGCAAGAAATCATGCTGCAAAGCCAGCGAGAGGAGGCGGAAGCCGCCGAAACGGCATCTGCGTCTGCCGTCTCGACGAAAGCATCGTCTACAACGCAAAAAATGCGGAAGACGCGCAGTGCGATGTCCCAAATCGCGAGGTACACAGCCAACTCGACACCTTCGCCAGCGCACACCAGCTCCGGCTCGAGTTCTGCGTCGGCGCTGACCTCACCTGGCACAGAGGTCACGTCCAGGGGACAACCGTCGCCGACCGCGTCAGAGGAGAG GAAATCTGCTTTCAGGATGtgcattttctgcaaaaagagAGACGCCTCGTTCACTGAGCAGGGCCTCAACGTCCACTACTGGAAGTCCTGCCCAATGCTGACGCGGTGCAACCACTGCAGACAAGTCATCGAGGTCGCCTGCCTGACCAGGCATCTTCTTG AGGTATGCGAGGTTCGCAGGACCTACAGGAAGTGCCGAAGATGTTTGGAAGCAATATCCGTCGATGCGTATGAAGAACACATCACTTCCAGGCGTTGCGCTT TGGCTGAACCCGAATCCAAAGGCAGCCGCTGCCCATTTTGCCACCTAAACATTCCGCCCTGGGAAGACGGCTGGAGGGCTCACCTGACAGGTCCAAGACCATGCTCGGCGCATCCGCGACTCAAACACCTGGTCCCTG GCCTTGTGGCAGGCTCCAAAATCCCCAAGCCGATGTTCAACCTGTCTGGTTCCTTGAGGCGAACAGGCAACACGCCCGTGAGCTCACCCAAAGGCACACCTAGATCCAAGCGAAAGACCTTGCATTGA